In Penaeus vannamei isolate JL-2024 chromosome 15, ASM4276789v1, whole genome shotgun sequence, the following are encoded in one genomic region:
- the Grp170 gene encoding hypoxia up-regulated protein 1 isoform X1: MMVPDVRWTMGLSLLVLLGIIGSSSGVTIMSIDFGSEWIKVAVVAPGVPMEIVLNKESKRKTPGAVSFRNGERTFGEDALTTGIRFPANNYFYLLDLLGKKIDNPIVELYKKRFPFYNIEADPERGTVVFRHNDDTTYTVEELIAQMLAYAKDMAMSHTEQRIKDCVITVPPFFNQVERRAMLTAAELAGLKVLSLMSSNAAVALNYGMFRRKEINATAHNILFYDMGASSTIATIVSYQTVKTKDRGYTETNPQVTVLGLGYDRTLGGLEMQMRLRDYLAKKFNEIKKTPNNVLESPRALAKLMKEAGRLKKVLSANSDHLSQIEGLLDEEDFKLHVSREEFEELCTELFDRVQAPIDAALISAAMDISAIDQFIIVGGATRIPKIQSILQGVWGRELGKNINADEAAAMGAVYRAADLGQGFKVKKFHVKEAVVLPIEVDFERQVENDDGSTSTKVVKRSLFAFGNNYPQKKVMTFNKHTTDFSFYVNYGDLSHLSKEELRNANAENISHVLVSGVTSAFQKHQQEGSEPKGIKAHFNMDDSGVLALNMMEAVFEKSVLVEEDKPKEEESTLSKLGSTISKLFAGTEQEREGGEKEESEDAEGKENKTEEDNTEKKEQDSNNQAKKENKEDQKDDQKSDKKEKEEDEKKAGTDKKKEGEKELKPKQVTVKEELNMTITHLDVPDMTEEQVAASKKKLEDINAAERARHEREAARNNLESYILDAQDKLYQEDYEQASTDEQRAAIREMCSTLDEWIYDEGADVEASVYKEKLKELSKLFEPIKQRVFEHLNRPEAVQALTDMMNKSSEFVQRARDAPPELQFFTDVEIDTMDKLITDTQKWLEDKEEQQQTQALSDEPKLKLNDIGEKLGALDREIKYLVNKAKITKAKKDKEAAEAKVKAEKEAKETGKKKNNTDNSKSSKSKSGGETKPDTEEKDTSEKIVTGEEPVIQESEESPYVFEEESEENNSEEDRRKEDIEVEKKADDKGHVEL, from the exons ATGATGGTACCTGACGTACGATGGACAATGGGCTTGTCCCTTCTAGTGTTATTAGGTATCATAGGAAGCTCCAGTGGTGTCACCATCATGAGCATTGACTTTGGGTCAGAGTGGATAAAGGTTGCTGTTGTAGCG CCGGGAGTCCCCATGGAAATTGTCCTAAACAAAGAATCTAAAAGGAAGACCCCAGGAGCCGTGTCCTTCCGAAACGGAGAGCGAACCTTTGGAGAGGATGCTTTAACAACTGGTATTCGCTTCCCAGCAAATAACTACTTCTATCTCCTTGACTTGCtgggaaagaaaatagacaacCCTATTGTCGAACTGTACAAAAAGCGGTTCCCCTTTTATAACATCGAAGCTGATCCTGAGAGAGGAACTGTTGTATTTAGACATAATGA TGACACAACCTACACAGTGGAGGAGTTGATAGCTCAGATGTTAGCCTATGCCAAAGACATGGCAATGTCACACACTGAGCAAAGGATAAAGGACTGTGTAATCacagtccctcccttcttcaaccAAGTTGAGCGCAGAGCCATGCTGACTGCAGCTGAGCTGGCGGGACTGAAG GTTCTGTCCCTTATGTCGTCCAATGCAGCAGTTGCCCTGAACTATGGTATGTTCAGGCGAAAAGAGATCAATGCTACAGCCCATAACATCCTCTTTTATGACATGGGAGCCTCTTCAACCATAGCGACCATTGTCTCTTACCAGACAGTTAAAACAAAGGACAGAGGATACACAGAGACCAATCCACAAGTCACTGTACTAGGGTTAGG ATATGATCGTACATTAGGCGGGCTGGAAATGCAAATGCGCCTCCGGGATTATTTGGCCAAGAAATTCAATGAAATAAAGAAGACCCCAAACAATGTTCTGGAATCTCCTCGTGCACTGGCTAAGCTCATGAAGGAAGCTGGCAGATTAAAGAAAGTCCTCTCTGCAAATTCTGATCATCTGAGTCAG ATAGAAGGACTTCTTGATGAAGAAGACTTTAAACTACATGTAAGTCGAGAAGAATTTGAGGAGCTGTGTACAGAATTATTCGACAGGGTTCAAGCCCCTATTGATGCAGCACTGATTTCTGCTGCTATGGATATCTCAGCCATTGATCAG TTCATCATTGTTGGAGGTGCAACCAGAATACCCAAAATTCAGTCTATCCTGCAAGGCGTTTGGGGTCGAGAGCTTGGCAAAAACATCAATGCTGATGAAGCAGCTGCAATGGGGGCAGTCTATCGTGCAGCTGACCTTGGTCAGGGCTTTAAGGTTAAGAAGTTCCACGTAAAAGAAGCAGTTGTCCTCCCTATTGAG GTTGACTTCGAGCGCCAGGTGGAGAATGATGATGGCTCCACCTCAACCAAGGTGGTGAAGCGCTCCCTCTTTGCATTTGGCAACAACTACCCACAGAAGAAGGTTATGACCTTCAACAAGCACACTACAGATTTTAGCTTCTATGTTAACTATGGGGACCTCTCTCACCTTTCTAAGGAGGAGCTCAG GAATGCTAATGCAGAGAACATCTCCCATGTGCTGGTATCAGGAGTGACCTCTGCTTTCCAGAAGCATCAGCAGGAGGGCAGTGAGCCCAAGGGCATCAAG GCCCATTTCAACATGGATGACTCAGGAGTGCTGGCTCTGAACATGATGGAGGCAGTATTTGAGAAAAGTGTGCTGGTAGAAGAAGACAAACCCAAAGAGGAGGAGTCAACACTCTCAAAACTTGGTAGCACCATCAGTAAGCTCTTTGCAG GAACAGAACAAGAACgggaaggcggagagaaagaagaaagtgaagatgcAGAGGGCAAGGAAAACAAGACAGAAGAAGAcaacacagaaaagaaagagcaagatagCAATAatcaggcaaagaaagagaacaaggaagaccAGAAAGATGACCAAAAatcagacaagaaagagaaagaggaggatgagaagaaagctggcacagacaaaaagaaagagggagagaaggagctgaAGCCAAAGCAGGTCACAGTCAAAGAAGAGCTGAACATGACCATCACCCACCTAGACGTTCCAGACATGACAGAGGAACAAGTGGCTGCATCCAAGAAGAA GTTGGAGGACATAAATGCAGCTGAACGAGCTCGACATGAGAGGGAAGCTGCACGCAACAACCTGGAGAGCTACATCCTGGATGCACAAGACAAGCTCTACCAGGAAGACTATGAACAGGCCTCCACGGATGAACAAAGGGCAGCCATAAGGGAAATGTGCTCAACG CTTGACGAGTGGATCTACGATGAAGGGGCAGATGTGGAAGCTTCTGTCTACAAGGAGAAGTTAAAGGAGCTCTCCAAGCTGTTCGAGCCAATCAAGCAGCGTGTGTTTGAGCACCTCAATCGGCCAGAAGCTGTCCAG GCCTTGACGGACATGATGAACAAGTCATCCGAGTTTGTGCAGCGAGCCAGAGATGCACCCCCAGAGCTGCAATTCTTCACCGATGTAGAGATCGACACCATGGATAAACTCATCACGGATACCCAG AAATGgctggaggacaaggaggaacaACAACAGACACAGGCATTGTCTGATGAACCTAAGTTGAAGCTGAATGACATTGGGGAGAAGCTTGGAGCTCTGGATCGTGAG ATCAAATATCTTGTGAACAAAGCCAAGATCACCAAAGCCAAAAAGGACAAGGAAGCAGCAGAGGCCAAGGTAAAGGCAGAAAAGGAGGCCAAAGAAACaggcaagaagaagaataacacagACAACTCAAAGAGTTCAAAATCAAAGAGTGGAGGGGAAACCAAGCCAGACACAGAAGAAAAAGATACAAGTGAGAAAATTGTTACAG GAGAAGAACCAGTAATACAGGAGAGTGAAGAGTCACCCTATGTCTTCGAAGAGGAATCGGAAGAAAATAATAGTGAGGAAGACCGAAGGAAAGAAGATatagaagtagaaaagaaagctG atGATAAAGGACATGTTGAGTTGTGA
- the Grp170 gene encoding hypoxia up-regulated protein 1 isoform X2, protein MMVPDVRWTMGLSLLVLLGIIGSSSGVTIMSIDFGSEWIKVAVVAPGVPMEIVLNKESKRKTPGAVSFRNGERTFGEDALTTGIRFPANNYFYLLDLLGKKIDNPIVELYKKRFPFYNIEADPERGTVVFRHNDDTTYTVEELIAQMLAYAKDMAMSHTEQRIKDCVITVPPFFNQVERRAMLTAAELAGLKVLSLMSSNAAVALNYGMFRRKEINATAHNILFYDMGASSTIATIVSYQTVKTKDRGYTETNPQVTVLGLGYDRTLGGLEMQMRLRDYLAKKFNEIKKTPNNVLESPRALAKLMKEAGRLKKVLSANSDHLSQIEGLLDEEDFKLHVSREEFEELCTELFDRVQAPIDAALISAAMDISAIDQFIIVGGATRIPKIQSILQGVWGRELGKNINADEAAAMGAVYRAADLGQGFKVKKFHVKEAVVLPIEVDFERQVENDDGSTSTKVVKRSLFAFGNNYPQKKVMTFNKHTTDFSFYVNYGDLSHLSKEELRNANAENISHVLVSGVTSAFQKHQQEGSEPKGIKAHFNMDDSGVLALNMMEAVFEKSVLVEEDKPKEEESTLSKLGTEQEREGGEKEESEDAEGKENKTEEDNTEKKEQDSNNQAKKENKEDQKDDQKSDKKEKEEDEKKAGTDKKKEGEKELKPKQVTVKEELNMTITHLDVPDMTEEQVAASKKKLEDINAAERARHEREAARNNLESYILDAQDKLYQEDYEQASTDEQRAAIREMCSTLDEWIYDEGADVEASVYKEKLKELSKLFEPIKQRVFEHLNRPEAVQALTDMMNKSSEFVQRARDAPPELQFFTDVEIDTMDKLITDTQKWLEDKEEQQQTQALSDEPKLKLNDIGEKLGALDREIKYLVNKAKITKAKKDKEAAEAKVKAEKEAKETGKKKNNTDNSKSSKSKSGGETKPDTEEKDTSEKIVTGEEPVIQESEESPYVFEEESEENNSEEDRRKEDIEVEKKADDKGHVEL, encoded by the exons ATGATGGTACCTGACGTACGATGGACAATGGGCTTGTCCCTTCTAGTGTTATTAGGTATCATAGGAAGCTCCAGTGGTGTCACCATCATGAGCATTGACTTTGGGTCAGAGTGGATAAAGGTTGCTGTTGTAGCG CCGGGAGTCCCCATGGAAATTGTCCTAAACAAAGAATCTAAAAGGAAGACCCCAGGAGCCGTGTCCTTCCGAAACGGAGAGCGAACCTTTGGAGAGGATGCTTTAACAACTGGTATTCGCTTCCCAGCAAATAACTACTTCTATCTCCTTGACTTGCtgggaaagaaaatagacaacCCTATTGTCGAACTGTACAAAAAGCGGTTCCCCTTTTATAACATCGAAGCTGATCCTGAGAGAGGAACTGTTGTATTTAGACATAATGA TGACACAACCTACACAGTGGAGGAGTTGATAGCTCAGATGTTAGCCTATGCCAAAGACATGGCAATGTCACACACTGAGCAAAGGATAAAGGACTGTGTAATCacagtccctcccttcttcaaccAAGTTGAGCGCAGAGCCATGCTGACTGCAGCTGAGCTGGCGGGACTGAAG GTTCTGTCCCTTATGTCGTCCAATGCAGCAGTTGCCCTGAACTATGGTATGTTCAGGCGAAAAGAGATCAATGCTACAGCCCATAACATCCTCTTTTATGACATGGGAGCCTCTTCAACCATAGCGACCATTGTCTCTTACCAGACAGTTAAAACAAAGGACAGAGGATACACAGAGACCAATCCACAAGTCACTGTACTAGGGTTAGG ATATGATCGTACATTAGGCGGGCTGGAAATGCAAATGCGCCTCCGGGATTATTTGGCCAAGAAATTCAATGAAATAAAGAAGACCCCAAACAATGTTCTGGAATCTCCTCGTGCACTGGCTAAGCTCATGAAGGAAGCTGGCAGATTAAAGAAAGTCCTCTCTGCAAATTCTGATCATCTGAGTCAG ATAGAAGGACTTCTTGATGAAGAAGACTTTAAACTACATGTAAGTCGAGAAGAATTTGAGGAGCTGTGTACAGAATTATTCGACAGGGTTCAAGCCCCTATTGATGCAGCACTGATTTCTGCTGCTATGGATATCTCAGCCATTGATCAG TTCATCATTGTTGGAGGTGCAACCAGAATACCCAAAATTCAGTCTATCCTGCAAGGCGTTTGGGGTCGAGAGCTTGGCAAAAACATCAATGCTGATGAAGCAGCTGCAATGGGGGCAGTCTATCGTGCAGCTGACCTTGGTCAGGGCTTTAAGGTTAAGAAGTTCCACGTAAAAGAAGCAGTTGTCCTCCCTATTGAG GTTGACTTCGAGCGCCAGGTGGAGAATGATGATGGCTCCACCTCAACCAAGGTGGTGAAGCGCTCCCTCTTTGCATTTGGCAACAACTACCCACAGAAGAAGGTTATGACCTTCAACAAGCACACTACAGATTTTAGCTTCTATGTTAACTATGGGGACCTCTCTCACCTTTCTAAGGAGGAGCTCAG GAATGCTAATGCAGAGAACATCTCCCATGTGCTGGTATCAGGAGTGACCTCTGCTTTCCAGAAGCATCAGCAGGAGGGCAGTGAGCCCAAGGGCATCAAG GCCCATTTCAACATGGATGACTCAGGAGTGCTGGCTCTGAACATGATGGAGGCAGTATTTGAGAAAAGTGTGCTGGTAGAAGAAGACAAACCCAAAGAGGAGGAGTCAACACTCTCAAAACTTG GAACAGAACAAGAACgggaaggcggagagaaagaagaaagtgaagatgcAGAGGGCAAGGAAAACAAGACAGAAGAAGAcaacacagaaaagaaagagcaagatagCAATAatcaggcaaagaaagagaacaaggaagaccAGAAAGATGACCAAAAatcagacaagaaagagaaagaggaggatgagaagaaagctggcacagacaaaaagaaagagggagagaaggagctgaAGCCAAAGCAGGTCACAGTCAAAGAAGAGCTGAACATGACCATCACCCACCTAGACGTTCCAGACATGACAGAGGAACAAGTGGCTGCATCCAAGAAGAA GTTGGAGGACATAAATGCAGCTGAACGAGCTCGACATGAGAGGGAAGCTGCACGCAACAACCTGGAGAGCTACATCCTGGATGCACAAGACAAGCTCTACCAGGAAGACTATGAACAGGCCTCCACGGATGAACAAAGGGCAGCCATAAGGGAAATGTGCTCAACG CTTGACGAGTGGATCTACGATGAAGGGGCAGATGTGGAAGCTTCTGTCTACAAGGAGAAGTTAAAGGAGCTCTCCAAGCTGTTCGAGCCAATCAAGCAGCGTGTGTTTGAGCACCTCAATCGGCCAGAAGCTGTCCAG GCCTTGACGGACATGATGAACAAGTCATCCGAGTTTGTGCAGCGAGCCAGAGATGCACCCCCAGAGCTGCAATTCTTCACCGATGTAGAGATCGACACCATGGATAAACTCATCACGGATACCCAG AAATGgctggaggacaaggaggaacaACAACAGACACAGGCATTGTCTGATGAACCTAAGTTGAAGCTGAATGACATTGGGGAGAAGCTTGGAGCTCTGGATCGTGAG ATCAAATATCTTGTGAACAAAGCCAAGATCACCAAAGCCAAAAAGGACAAGGAAGCAGCAGAGGCCAAGGTAAAGGCAGAAAAGGAGGCCAAAGAAACaggcaagaagaagaataacacagACAACTCAAAGAGTTCAAAATCAAAGAGTGGAGGGGAAACCAAGCCAGACACAGAAGAAAAAGATACAAGTGAGAAAATTGTTACAG GAGAAGAACCAGTAATACAGGAGAGTGAAGAGTCACCCTATGTCTTCGAAGAGGAATCGGAAGAAAATAATAGTGAGGAAGACCGAAGGAAAGAAGATatagaagtagaaaagaaagctG atGATAAAGGACATGTTGAGTTGTGA